The Gracilinanus agilis isolate LMUSP501 unplaced genomic scaffold, AgileGrace unplaced_scaffold49884, whole genome shotgun sequence genome includes the window gaaggaaggaaggaaggaaggatggaaggaagagagagagggaggagttggggaaaggagggagggatgggggaagggagggaggaagaaacatgCTATCCAGTCAGAGAggaaactgttggaatctgattgcagatcaatgCATGccatcttcactttatttctttcatgaattttttatccTATTTTGATATGTCTCCTGTcatggcatggggaatatggaaatacatattgcaataaaagcactggtataacctatatcagattctTTACCGCcttggggaggaaagggaagggaaggagggagagaatctgaatcacaaattgtcagaaaaaaatcaccaaaaattgtttctatgtgtaattgaaaaaataaaatttaattgtgAAGGGGAGGGGGCCTATATCATTGGGGCCAACCCTGATATAGGAGTGGATCCCTGGAAAAGTGGGTCCATAGCAAGTGGCCTGGGGAAGGACCCAGATCATATGAAAATGTTGGTGAGAAGAGTAGCAGGAAGGGAAGGGCTCACTCTGGAGCTGTGTCTCCCCAGAACCAGAGCCATCCCAGCTCCGCTCAGCCTGTGTCACCCTTCTCAAGATTCCCATGATGCTCGTCTTCCTCTACCTCTTTGTCTGCTCCTTGGATGTGCTCAGCTCAGCTTTCCAGCTGGCTGGGGGTACGTAGAAGAGGAAGGGATGGCAGGCAGAGGCCAAAGAGAGGTCTTGGGTCTAGGAACCTCCCTATAGGGCTGGGAACAGGAACTCATGGACACTGGGCCAAGAGAGATGGAGCCTTTGGGTCAGAGAATCAGGACATGGCCTGGGCCTCAGGAGCATGGAGCCATCTTTTGACTAGAAAGGTTGGGAGGTTGAGAGAACTGAGAGCAGATGGTGGGTCTCTCATGCTGGAATTGTTCTCCAAGGTCTTATCCCCaaccctttcccctttcttccccacCCCAGGGAAGGTGGCTGGAGACATCTTCAAGGACAATGCCATCTTGTCTAATCCTGTGGCTGGTCTGGTGGTGGGGATTCTGGTGACTGTCCTTGTGCAGAGCTCCAGCACATCTACCTCCATCATCGTCAGCATGGTCTCCTCAGGCTGTGAGTCTTGAGAGGGGGCCTGTGGCCTGGGGGAAACAGGGAGTAAACCAGAGGACCAAGGCACAGAGGGACAAGGGAGTCAGTGATAAGAATCTGGTGTtcagaggagcagctaggtggcccagtacatagagcaccaggcatggagtcaggaagacctgagttcaaattttgcctgacatttcctagctgggtgatcctggccaggtcacttaacccaaattgccttgtCTTTGCCCTTTTGTCCTAGAGTTGTCACtgggacagaaggaaagggttttaaaaaaatctggtgCTAGGTCTCAGTCTTCACTTCCAGGAATCCCAGGTCCTCTTTGGAGTCACCCAGGCAACACTTGGCCCGTCCTCCCCAGGATCTTCACCTTTTCCCATTTTCTAAATATCCCTGGTCAGTAACTCTAACTCAAGGCACTGAGCCTTCCAGAGCTGCTTGCTCCCTGAGCCTCCTTAGTCACCTTGACTCAGAGAGCTGTTGCCCTTGATTCctaacttctcttcttcctctctttttccttccattgACACAACTGATTCTGAGAtctgttctctcttccttctgttcCACAAACTCAGCCCAGAAGagggtgtatgtatgtatgtatatatatatatattttccccctgAGCCAAAATTGACCTTTATtgttagattaaaaaaatcatagagtCAGGGTCTAGACACGCCCAGCACAGTCAAAGATCCAGAGCCCATTTGTCAACTCATATATATGTTATTCAAGAAAGTCAGATTA containing:
- the LOC123255670 gene encoding sodium-dependent phosphate transport protein 2A-like isoform X3, translating into MCSAQLSSWLGVRRRGRDGRQRPKRGLGSRNLPIGLGTGTHGHWAKRDGAFGSENQDMAWASGAWSHLLTRKVGRLRELRADGGSLMLELFSKVLSPTLSPFFPTPGKVAGDIFKDNAILSNPVAGLVVGILVTVLVQSSSTSTSIIVSMVSSGLLEVKSAIPIVMGSNIGTSVTNTIVALMQAGDRSDFRRLLYSKTPPKADPKLLHPDTDLHSSLSLPMH
- the LOC123255670 gene encoding sodium-dependent phosphate transport protein 2A-like isoform X1, giving the protein MCSAQLSSWLGVRRRGRDGRQRPKRGLGSRNLPIGLGTGTHGHWAKRDGAFGSENQDMAWASGAWSHLLTRKVGRLRELRADGGSLMLELFSKVLSPTLSPFFPTPGKVAGDIFKDNAILSNPVAGLVVGILVTVLVQSSSTSTSIIVSMVSSGLLEVKSAIPIVMGSNIGTSVTNTIVALMQAGDRSDFRRAFAGATVHDCFNWLSVLVLLPLEAATGYLHHLTHLVVTSFKIRGGRDAPDLLKIITEPFTRLIIQVRTGDPQAILGPGAGLFFCCSPLKKSPFPRWWWEAFNREEGKCCDWRQKT